A window of Adhaeribacter arboris genomic DNA:
AAGAATTATTCATTTCTAAGCCTAAATATTTTCTTGGATTCTGGTTTACAGCTAAACCCTTCGCTAATATAAGATCAGCATCGTGTCCAAGCTTCACCTGGACAACATTTAATAGTTCTTTATATTGTTTTGATTTATAGTGAATCAGATTGGTTGCATAATTGCCGCCGGTCAATATACAAGCAAAGGAACCATTACCAAAAATGCTATAATTTTTACTCGCTCTATCACAAGCTTTTTTAGCTGCATCAGCGATAACAACTAGAACGTTGCTATTACAAACAGTTGCAAGTTGACTTCCTAATAAAAGTGCAGTAACACCGCCGGCACATCCTTGAACAATATCTATCACGTGCGTATCCGTAAAATGAGGATTAAAGACTTGGGTTAATTGTTGGCCAAGAGAAGGGGCTATACTATCTGGACAAGTAGTTGCCATTATCAAGTGTGAGATTTTACCGAGATCCTGGTCGAGAAGTGGAGCTACTACTTTTTTTGCAAGAGCTAATACTTGTTTTGGGTAATGTTCATGAGGGGACAGGTCACCATACTCATGATAACTGTGCATGTTAGAAAATTTTAC
This region includes:
- a CDS encoding 3-oxoacyl-[acyl-carrier-protein] synthase III C-terminal domain-containing protein; the protein is MGVKFSNMHSYHEYGDLSPHEHYPKQVLALAKKVVAPLLDQDLGKISHLIMATTCPDSIAPSLGQQLTQVFNPHFTDTHVIDIVQGCAGGVTALLLGSQLATVCNSNVLVVIADAAKKACDRASKNYSIFGNGSFACILTGGNYATNLIHYKSKQYKELLNVVQVKLGHDADLILAKGLAVNQNPRKYLGLEMNNSLALKLIKEAKFFYEEFLSESRSRPDVMILHQVNTKIIKHLQDIFEIEGINFVNVSELTGNCGTASIGLALKHSESNIEGKKVFICSFGTGGVITAGLWQF